One Solibacillus sp. R5-41 DNA segment encodes these proteins:
- a CDS encoding c-type cytochrome — MNIKSLFMSIIGIIISISCGIFVYNQFVSSTTDQEAANLEATEVTNEQVNAGAPSNNTAFNPPSMDDVPDGPMKEAILYGYDLVNETHNTASDKVGANLSCTSCHAGAGLTEVATLVGVMADYPKYLPRPDDIVTIEERINGCMVRSMNGEKFEANSKELESMVAYFKYISEGVEIGSERPYAKSVDMKVIPTPSISDGEALYQKSCIACHAADGSGNGPNVGPALWGETSFNDGAGIARMSKMAGYIQAYMPIGNEKSLSDQEAANLAAYILTQDRPVWKNHHKDWANGAPSDIMTEERRKQAQNGTLNWDEVLADYK; from the coding sequence ATGAATATCAAATCATTATTCATGTCAATCATTGGAATCATTATATCAATAAGTTGTGGCATTTTCGTCTACAATCAATTTGTTTCCTCTACTACAGATCAAGAAGCAGCTAATTTAGAAGCCACCGAGGTCACTAATGAACAGGTTAACGCCGGAGCTCCATCAAATAATACGGCATTTAACCCTCCTAGTATGGACGATGTTCCAGATGGGCCTATGAAAGAAGCAATATTATACGGGTATGATTTAGTAAATGAAACGCATAACACGGCTTCCGATAAAGTTGGAGCAAATTTATCTTGTACGAGCTGTCACGCTGGCGCAGGATTAACAGAAGTCGCTACTCTTGTAGGGGTAATGGCAGACTATCCAAAATATTTACCACGACCAGATGACATTGTAACAATCGAAGAACGCATTAATGGCTGTATGGTTCGCAGTATGAACGGTGAAAAGTTTGAAGCGAACAGTAAAGAATTAGAATCTATGGTCGCTTATTTTAAATATATTTCTGAAGGCGTCGAAATTGGTAGCGAGCGTCCGTATGCAAAATCAGTGGATATGAAAGTTATTCCTACCCCTAGCATTTCAGATGGTGAAGCACTTTACCAAAAATCTTGTATCGCCTGTCACGCAGCGGACGGTTCAGGTAACGGTCCAAACGTAGGTCCTGCTTTATGGGGAGAAACTTCATTTAATGATGGGGCAGGCATCGCGCGTATGTCGAAAATGGCTGGTTATATCCAAGCTTACATGCCAATCGGCAATGAAAAGTCGTTATCTGATCAAGAGGCAGCGAATTTAGCAGCTTACATTTTAACGCAGGATCGACCAGTATGGAAAAACCATCATAAAGATTGGGCAAACGGTGCTCCTTCCGATATTATGACAGAAGAACGTCGTAAGCAAGCGCAAAATGGCACGCTTAATTGGGATGAAGTTTTAGCAGATTATAAATAA
- a CDS encoding ABC transporter ATP-binding protein, with translation MSDNVLEVTDLETIFKRDQQEIKILRGVNFSIQKGEVLGLVGESGSGKSITSLSIMKLFHGTTGEIKKGSILFQGTDLTKLDEAELRQLRGKKMSMIFQEPMTSLNPVLKIGKQLTESIEMHMKYTRKQSIEHAVKILKSVGIGRAEELMNEYPHQLSGGMRQRVMIAMAMACEPELLIADEPTTALDVTIQAQILELMKQLKEKNDTAILLITHDLGVVAEMCDRVVVMYAGQVVEEADVFELFANPKHPYTRGLINSVPKIGDRKEVLESIPGNVPSPQNMPKGCKFAPRCSNVMGVCQENEPQIEKITDSHICSCWLYANKDVAVHVK, from the coding sequence ATGAGCGATAACGTTTTAGAAGTGACAGATTTAGAAACTATTTTTAAAAGGGATCAACAGGAAATCAAAATATTGCGCGGTGTCAATTTTTCGATACAAAAAGGTGAAGTACTAGGACTAGTTGGAGAGTCAGGTAGTGGGAAAAGTATTACATCGTTATCCATCATGAAATTATTTCATGGAACGACAGGAGAAATAAAAAAGGGTTCCATTTTATTTCAAGGAACCGATTTAACGAAGTTGGATGAAGCAGAGTTGCGTCAGTTGCGTGGGAAAAAAATGAGCATGATTTTTCAAGAGCCAATGACTTCATTAAATCCCGTCTTAAAAATTGGCAAGCAATTAACAGAATCCATAGAAATGCATATGAAATATACACGAAAACAAAGTATAGAGCATGCGGTAAAAATATTGAAAAGTGTTGGAATTGGTCGGGCAGAAGAGTTGATGAATGAATACCCCCATCAGTTATCTGGTGGAATGCGTCAAAGAGTCATGATTGCGATGGCGATGGCATGCGAGCCGGAATTATTAATTGCAGATGAACCAACAACAGCACTCGACGTGACCATTCAAGCGCAAATATTAGAGCTTATGAAACAATTAAAAGAAAAGAATGACACGGCGATTTTGTTAATTACACATGATCTAGGGGTTGTAGCCGAAATGTGTGACCGAGTTGTTGTCATGTATGCCGGGCAAGTCGTAGAGGAGGCAGATGTGTTTGAGTTATTTGCCAATCCGAAACATCCGTATACGAGGGGCTTGATCAATTCGGTTCCTAAAATCGGTGATCGAAAAGAAGTATTAGAATCGATTCCCGGAAATGTCCCATCCCCGCAAAATATGCCAAAAGGTTGCAAATTTGCACCAAGATGTTCGAATGTGATGGGAGTATGTCAAGAAAATGAACCCCAAATCGAGAAGATTACAGATTCCCATATTTGTAGTTGCTGGTTATATGCAAATAAGGATGTGGCCGTTCATGTCAAATAA
- a CDS encoding copper amine oxidase N-terminal domain-containing protein, which produces MISLRDAVGNKKAYIESNGIKKTIDLTHAAEIYSGTTMVPLRFVSQSLGSTITFDEALSIVYITKN; this is translated from the coding sequence TTGATTTCGCTAAGGGACGCTGTTGGAAATAAAAAAGCTTATATTGAATCAAATGGTATTAAAAAAACAATCGATCTAACACATGCTGCTGAAATTTATTCAGGAACAACGATGGTGCCCTTACGTTTTGTAAGCCAATCACTCGGTTCAACGATTACGTTTGATGAAGCATTATCGATTGTATATATTACAAAAAATTAA
- a CDS encoding MFS transporter — protein sequence MSHEKEKLWTKNFITVALINFIIIVIFYLLMVTIAAYAVNEFNATTAQAGLVSGIYIVGALFGRLITGRIIQSVGSKKILLIGLALFVLTLLLYFIPAGITVLMGIRLLNGIAVGVASTATGTIIAQILPIERKGEGIGYYSMSSTLGTAIGPLIGLLLIQHTTYFVIFAMCVALAGISLFAALTTNMPLIAKLTAPAQKGFHISQFIDLKALPIGILIMLFALGYSGILSFINFFAEERDVVSASSMFFLVYAISLLLTRPFTGRLMDEKGANIVMYPGIILFAIGLVLLSTTQSSFTLLLAGAIIGIGYGNVASSFQALAIKVTSPEKMGLATSTYFIGLDIGLGFGPYFLGYLEPIFGYGKLYFALGIFIFFFVFLYYFLHGRKDHLLAQ from the coding sequence ATGAGTCATGAAAAAGAAAAATTGTGGACTAAAAATTTCATCACGGTTGCGCTCATTAATTTCATCATTATCGTTATTTTTTATTTATTAATGGTAACGATTGCAGCGTATGCTGTGAATGAATTTAATGCGACAACTGCACAGGCAGGTCTTGTATCCGGCATTTATATAGTTGGGGCACTTTTTGGTCGACTCATTACAGGCCGTATTATTCAAAGTGTTGGATCGAAAAAAATATTATTAATCGGGCTAGCTTTATTTGTCCTTACACTACTTCTATACTTTATACCAGCAGGCATTACAGTATTAATGGGGATTCGCTTGTTAAATGGAATTGCGGTAGGGGTTGCATCTACTGCAACAGGGACGATTATTGCGCAAATTTTACCGATCGAGCGTAAAGGTGAAGGAATTGGCTATTACAGTATGAGCTCGACGCTTGGGACAGCTATTGGACCATTAATCGGATTGTTACTTATTCAGCACACAACCTATTTTGTTATTTTTGCAATGTGTGTTGCACTTGCAGGTATTTCTCTATTTGCCGCACTTACAACGAATATGCCACTGATAGCTAAATTGACAGCTCCTGCACAAAAAGGCTTCCATATTTCACAATTTATCGATTTAAAAGCGTTGCCGATAGGTATTTTAATTATGCTGTTCGCACTTGGTTACTCAGGAATTTTATCGTTTATTAACTTTTTTGCAGAGGAACGTGACGTCGTTTCGGCCTCTAGTATGTTCTTTCTAGTTTATGCGATTTCACTTTTACTTACACGTCCGTTCACGGGTCGTTTAATGGATGAAAAAGGTGCGAATATTGTGATGTATCCCGGCATTATTTTATTTGCGATTGGACTTGTTTTATTAAGTACGACACAGTCTTCATTTACGCTTTTACTTGCTGGGGCTATTATTGGGATCGGTTACGGAAATGTTGCTTCTTCGTTCCAAGCACTTGCCATTAAAGTGACATCACCCGAGAAGATGGGGCTCGCAACATCTACGTATTTTATTGGTCTTGATATCGGGTTAGGCTTCGGACCTTATTTTCTTGGCTATTTAGAGCCTATATTCGGTTACGGTAAATTGTACTTTGCGCTCGGCATTTTTATTTTCTTCTTTGTGTTCTTATATTATTTTTTACACGGACGAAAAGACCATCTCCTTGCACAATAG
- a CDS encoding ABC transporter permease subunit codes for MLKYIVKRIVEIIPILIVVSILTFLFIHLIPGDPARLVAGKDATLEEVDNVRKSLGLDKPVVVQYFNFMKNLVTGDLGTSLTTGLPVIDMFKTRFMPSIYLTFLSMFWATIMGLFIGIFSAINKNKWPDYLGMITAVSGISLPGFWLGLILIQVFSVSLGILPTGGLDGLSSYILPSITLGAGIMSMIARFTRSSMLETMQSDYVRTGRAKGLKERTVILQHALRNSLISVVTVAGLQFGFLLGGSVVVETVFSFPGMGRLLIDSISFRDYPVIQSSILLFAVEFILVSLIVDILYTVLNPKIQLNT; via the coding sequence ATGCTGAAATACATTGTGAAAAGAATTGTTGAAATAATTCCGATATTAATCGTTGTCTCCATATTGACATTTTTATTCATTCATCTCATTCCTGGGGATCCTGCTCGATTAGTTGCGGGAAAAGATGCCACTTTAGAGGAAGTTGACAACGTTCGAAAAAGCCTAGGTCTAGATAAGCCGGTTGTTGTACAGTATTTCAACTTTATGAAAAATCTAGTGACCGGGGATTTAGGAACTTCTTTAACGACAGGATTACCAGTAATTGATATGTTTAAAACGCGATTTATGCCATCGATTTATTTAACATTTTTATCGATGTTTTGGGCCACAATTATGGGACTTTTCATCGGCATATTTTCAGCCATTAATAAAAATAAATGGCCAGATTATTTAGGAATGATAACGGCAGTATCGGGCATTTCGCTTCCTGGTTTTTGGTTAGGATTAATCTTAATACAAGTTTTTTCTGTCTCTTTAGGTATTTTACCTACAGGTGGATTAGATGGTTTAAGTAGCTATATTTTACCTTCTATCACGTTAGGTGCTGGGATTATGTCGATGATTGCCCGGTTTACAAGGTCTTCGATGTTAGAAACGATGCAATCTGATTATGTTCGTACTGGCCGCGCAAAAGGGTTAAAGGAACGAACAGTAATTCTTCAACATGCATTAAGGAATTCGCTCATTTCCGTTGTTACCGTAGCGGGACTTCAGTTTGGCTTTTTACTAGGGGGCTCCGTTGTGGTAGAAACAGTGTTTAGTTTTCCTGGAATGGGTAGGTTATTAATTGATTCAATTTCATTCCGAGATTATCCAGTTATTCAATCATCCATTTTACTATTTGCCGTTGAATTTATACTTGTAAGTCTCATTGTGGATATTTTATACACTGTCTTGAATCCAAAAATTCAACTTAACACATAG
- a CDS encoding response regulator transcription factor, with the protein MRQRVLVVEDDLLLQKMIQDELTLAGFDVITANDAENAMDLFLMEYPCLIILDLILPGMSGEKFCEWVREQGRNEVSIIIVSSKNKIADKVNGLKIGADAYITKPFEMIELIAKMEAVLRRTGLYCQKIVDRGLCIKPRKGEVILHDEVIHFTKHEFLLLYHFMEHPNMIFSRQDLINYLYDNHEKDVLDRTIDVHIKKIRAKIEDNPSKPTRIQTVRGIGYKYVND; encoded by the coding sequence ATGCGGCAAAGAGTTTTAGTTGTAGAAGATGATTTATTATTACAAAAAATGATTCAAGATGAATTAACACTGGCTGGTTTTGATGTTATAACGGCTAATGATGCTGAAAATGCGATGGATTTATTCTTAATGGAGTACCCATGTTTGATTATATTGGATTTAATTCTCCCGGGGATGTCAGGTGAAAAGTTTTGTGAGTGGGTACGCGAGCAGGGGAGAAATGAAGTATCTATCATTATAGTTTCGTCCAAAAATAAAATAGCCGACAAAGTGAACGGATTAAAGATTGGCGCAGATGCTTATATTACGAAGCCTTTTGAAATGATTGAGTTAATCGCTAAAATGGAAGCGGTTTTGCGTCGGACAGGCTTATACTGTCAAAAAATCGTGGACCGAGGTTTATGTATTAAACCGAGGAAAGGTGAGGTCATTTTACACGACGAGGTAATCCATTTTACGAAGCATGAATTTTTGTTGTTGTATCATTTTATGGAACATCCGAATATGATTTTTAGTAGACAAGATTTAATTAATTATTTATATGATAACCACGAAAAAGATGTCCTAGATCGAACAATTGATGTCCACATAAAAAAAATTCGCGCAAAAATTGAAGATAACCCGAGCAAGCCAACACGCATACAAACCGTTCGCGGCATTGGTTACAAATATGTAAATGACTAA
- a CDS encoding ABC transporter permease, which produces MQSSSLVKQDTNHVKNAKYSPMREFWKAFKKQKAALVASIFILLLIIIAFIGPYIAPYDPFEPDYNAILETPSAKHLAGTDEYGRDIFSRLIVGAKISLMVSFSAVSLGLIAGTIIGLISGYFGGWIDKIIMRTCDVLFSFPDLLLAIAIVAILGPGINNVIIAVMIFSIPSFARLVRGATLNAKENVYVEAAKSMGASHSRIIYKHIFPETMNELIIFVTMRVGTAILAASGLSFLGLGASPEMPEWGVMLSSGRDYLGTATHVVLMPGIAIFLTVLAFNLIGDGLRDVLDPKIKNN; this is translated from the coding sequence ATGCAATCTTCATCACTTGTAAAACAGGACACAAATCACGTGAAAAATGCAAAATACTCTCCGATGAGAGAATTTTGGAAAGCGTTTAAAAAACAAAAGGCAGCTTTAGTTGCAAGTATTTTCATTTTACTTTTAATTATTATTGCATTTATCGGACCATACATAGCACCGTATGATCCTTTTGAGCCTGATTATAATGCAATACTAGAAACACCAAGTGCCAAGCATTTAGCAGGTACAGATGAATATGGACGGGATATTTTCAGTCGCTTAATCGTAGGAGCAAAAATTTCCTTAATGGTTAGTTTTAGTGCGGTTAGTTTAGGTTTGATAGCCGGTACTATTATAGGTCTAATTAGTGGGTATTTCGGGGGCTGGATTGACAAAATCATTATGCGAACGTGTGATGTTTTATTTTCATTCCCAGACTTGTTATTAGCCATTGCGATTGTAGCGATATTAGGACCAGGAATTAATAACGTAATTATTGCTGTTATGATTTTTAGTATCCCTTCGTTCGCGCGCCTAGTTCGAGGAGCGACATTAAATGCGAAAGAAAATGTGTATGTAGAAGCAGCTAAATCGATGGGCGCTTCCCATAGTCGAATTATATATAAACATATTTTCCCAGAAACGATGAATGAGTTAATTATTTTTGTCACAATGCGTGTTGGTACAGCTATTCTTGCTGCTTCAGGCTTAAGCTTTTTAGGATTAGGAGCAAGTCCTGAAATGCCAGAGTGGGGCGTAATGTTAAGTAGCGGAAGAGATTATTTAGGCACTGCAACTCATGTTGTATTAATGCCTGGTATTGCTATTTTTTTAACCGTGCTTGCTTTTAATTTAATTGGCGATGGTTTACGAGACGTATTAGATCCAAAAATAAAAAATAATTAA
- a CDS encoding MarR family winged helix-turn-helix transcriptional regulator, producing MNIRKKVFFDIMLTFHPFGKQLNQFLEEYELRRPEWAIFYYLNSEPQLMLSEIGQILNFDPANVTRAIKYLTKINLIEIQPSSSDRRKKEIQITTIGQQTFEVLQQKISQFEEELVSGFSQEELEITHRTLETIRHRLLEKE from the coding sequence TTGAATATTAGAAAGAAAGTATTCTTTGATATTATGTTAACCTTCCATCCTTTTGGTAAGCAGTTGAATCAATTTTTAGAGGAATATGAATTACGCAGACCAGAGTGGGCAATTTTTTATTACTTAAATTCCGAACCACAATTAATGCTCTCTGAAATTGGGCAAATATTAAATTTTGATCCTGCAAACGTAACACGCGCCATCAAATATTTAACGAAAATCAACTTAATCGAAATTCAACCATCCTCCAGTGATCGTCGAAAAAAAGAGATTCAAATTACTACAATTGGACAGCAAACTTTTGAGGTGCTACAACAAAAAATCAGTCAATTTGAAGAAGAATTAGTCAGCGGTTTTTCACAGGAGGAATTAGAAATTACGCATCGAACGCTTGAAACCATTCGCCATCGATTACTAGAGAAAGAGTAG
- a CDS encoding glutathione ABC transporter substrate-binding protein, with amino-acid sequence MKGIKNFIFLFAMIFVLAACTNDDSTDPVNEPTKEPTNSSTAGDNNKSTSEKAQELVIAVNENFISMDPHNTGDTNSNSVQSAMMEGLLGFDAEGQIIKVLAEDYTISEDTLTYVFKLKQGVTFHDGAAFNAEAVKTNIERITNDKSLRLYSRGFNLVNSIEILGDYEIKVTISEPYGPMVTRFASAKMISPKVIKESSDQIPKSPVGTGPYKFSKWVQGDYLSIERFDGYWGGNDRVEKITFKPVSENGSRVAMLKTGEAHAIYPVPAQNQEELSKAKDVTVNSVPSTIARYVSLNTFKKPLDDIRVRQAFNYAVDKDAFLKVVNSGLGEPLDSIITSKTIYYKKQQLYNQDIEKAKALLADAGYADGLEIEIWGNTNSDTMKGMQFIQQQLKQIGVKVEIKSMEEATLSDEIYGAQTPEEAKLKMWYVSWSAYASDVTNATKPLFHSVSFPPNSANTAYYNNPETDKMMDEANSISDEARKTELYANLQDVIYKDAPWIFLGVDEILYGVRSNVSGVIVNPGGGLDVANAKIN; translated from the coding sequence ATGAAGGGAATAAAAAATTTTATATTTCTTTTTGCGATGATTTTTGTGTTAGCAGCATGTACAAATGATGATTCAACAGACCCAGTGAATGAACCAACAAAAGAGCCAACCAATTCTAGTACGGCTGGAGATAATAACAAATCAACTAGTGAGAAAGCTCAAGAATTAGTAATTGCCGTAAATGAGAACTTTATTTCAATGGATCCTCATAATACAGGGGATACGAATTCAAACTCCGTTCAATCAGCAATGATGGAAGGCTTATTAGGTTTTGATGCAGAAGGTCAAATTATTAAAGTGTTAGCCGAGGACTATACAATTAGTGAAGATACATTGACTTATGTATTTAAGTTAAAGCAAGGGGTTACATTCCATGATGGGGCAGCATTTAATGCGGAAGCTGTTAAAACGAATATTGAACGAATTACAAATGATAAAAGTCTTCGTTTATATTCACGTGGATTTAACTTAGTTAATAGCATTGAAATACTAGGAGATTACGAGATAAAAGTGACGATATCTGAGCCATATGGTCCAATGGTAACTCGTTTTGCCTCGGCGAAAATGATTAGTCCAAAAGTTATTAAAGAAAGTAGTGATCAAATTCCAAAAAGTCCAGTTGGAACTGGACCATACAAATTTTCAAAATGGGTACAAGGGGATTATTTATCAATTGAGCGTTTTGATGGTTACTGGGGTGGCAACGACCGTGTTGAAAAAATTACGTTTAAACCAGTATCTGAAAATGGATCTCGTGTAGCGATGTTAAAAACAGGAGAAGCCCATGCCATTTATCCTGTACCAGCGCAAAATCAGGAAGAACTTTCAAAAGCAAAAGATGTAACGGTTAATTCTGTTCCATCAACAATTGCACGTTATGTATCATTAAACACGTTTAAAAAGCCACTTGATGATATACGAGTTCGACAAGCATTCAACTATGCGGTAGATAAAGATGCATTTTTAAAAGTAGTTAACTCTGGATTAGGGGAACCACTTGATTCAATCATTACATCTAAAACGATTTACTATAAAAAACAACAATTATATAACCAAGATATTGAAAAAGCGAAAGCATTATTAGCCGATGCAGGGTACGCGGATGGACTGGAAATTGAAATTTGGGGAAATACAAACTCCGATACAATGAAGGGTATGCAATTTATCCAACAACAATTAAAGCAAATTGGTGTCAAAGTTGAGATTAAATCAATGGAAGAAGCAACACTTTCAGATGAAATTTATGGTGCCCAAACACCAGAAGAAGCCAAATTAAAAATGTGGTATGTAAGTTGGTCGGCGTATGCATCTGACGTAACAAATGCAACGAAACCATTATTCCATAGTGTATCTTTCCCACCAAATAGTGCAAATACAGCTTATTATAATAATCCAGAAACAGACAAAATGATGGATGAGGCAAACTCCATTTCGGATGAAGCAAGAAAAACAGAGCTTTATGCAAACTTACAAGATGTTATTTATAAAGACGCGCCATGGATTTTCTTAGGTGTTGATGAAATATTATATGGCGTTCGTTCGAATGTAAGCGGTGTTATTGTAAATCCAGGTGGAGGGTTGGACGTAGCAAACGCCAAAATCAACTAA
- a CDS encoding YunC family protein translates to MISWENIEVQGRKFSAVTVRLPKTTLLTVSNHVGYIMCGALDVNLLNEKLSDRKIIAGRAVGVKTIEELLEAPLESVTTEAVSLGIVAGMRGVEALLKMK, encoded by the coding sequence ATGATTTCGTGGGAAAATATTGAAGTGCAAGGGCGTAAATTTTCGGCTGTTACAGTGAGACTTCCGAAAACGACATTACTTACCGTTTCGAATCATGTTGGTTATATTATGTGCGGCGCTTTAGATGTTAACCTGTTAAATGAAAAATTGTCGGATCGTAAAATTATCGCTGGGAGAGCAGTCGGTGTAAAAACAATTGAAGAACTGCTGGAAGCCCCATTAGAATCCGTTACAACAGAAGCAGTATCACTCGGTATTGTCGCGGGTATGCGCGGTGTCGAAGCACTGTTAAAAATGAAATAA
- the aspS gene encoding aspartate--tRNA ligase, whose translation MAQRTHACGEVTAAHEGQEVVLKGWVQKRRDLGGLIFVDMRDREGIVQIVFGDQAKDALEVANKIRNEYVIEVTGKVVLRDASQVNQNIKTGEIEISATSLTIINEAKNPPFAIDNNVEVSEDLRLKYRYLDLRRPVMYDTFKMRSDVTRTMRNFLQNEGFLEVETPILTKSTPEGARDYLVPSRVHNGEFYALPQSPQLFKQLLMVGGFEKYFQIARCFRDEDLRADRQPEFTQVDIETSFLSMDEIIEMNERLLKQVMQDVKGIEVQTPFQRMSYTEAMDRFGSDKPDVRFGLELKQLSDIVKESAFGVFANAVANGGEVKAINVKGAAANYSRKDIDALGEFAAVYGAKGLAWLKVTEEGLNGPIAKFFEGEAATAIVEATEATAGDLLLFVADKSSVVADALGALRLKLGKELELIDESKFEFLWIVDWPLFEYDETEGRYYAAHHPFTRPFDEDLELMNTNPQAVRAQAYDIVLNGYELGGGSLRIYEPDLQAKMFELLGFSEEEAKSQFGFLLEAFEYGVPPHGGLAMGLDRLVMLLTGRTNLRDTIAFPKTASASCLLTAAPSGVSDAQLEELSLAVTAVKAEK comes from the coding sequence ATGGCACAAAGAACACATGCGTGTGGCGAAGTAACGGCTGCACATGAAGGGCAAGAAGTAGTATTAAAAGGTTGGGTGCAAAAACGCCGTGACCTAGGTGGATTAATTTTCGTAGATATGCGTGACCGTGAAGGGATTGTTCAAATCGTATTTGGCGACCAAGCAAAAGACGCATTAGAAGTAGCGAATAAAATTCGTAATGAATACGTAATTGAAGTGACTGGTAAAGTTGTATTACGTGATGCATCTCAAGTAAACCAAAATATCAAAACAGGTGAGATTGAAATTTCGGCGACTTCATTAACGATTATTAATGAAGCGAAAAATCCTCCCTTTGCGATTGATAATAATGTGGAAGTATCGGAAGATTTACGTTTAAAATACCGTTATTTAGACTTACGTCGTCCAGTTATGTATGACACATTTAAAATGCGTTCAGATGTTACGCGTACAATGCGTAACTTCTTACAAAATGAAGGTTTCCTAGAAGTGGAAACACCGATTTTAACGAAATCAACACCTGAAGGAGCGCGCGACTATTTAGTTCCATCACGTGTTCATAATGGCGAATTTTATGCATTACCACAATCTCCACAATTATTTAAACAATTATTAATGGTCGGCGGATTTGAAAAGTACTTCCAAATCGCACGCTGCTTCCGTGATGAAGATTTACGTGCAGACCGTCAACCTGAATTTACACAAGTTGATATTGAAACATCGTTCTTATCAATGGATGAAATTATCGAAATGAATGAGCGTTTACTGAAGCAAGTGATGCAAGATGTAAAAGGTATCGAGGTGCAAACACCATTCCAGCGCATGAGCTACACAGAGGCAATGGACCGTTTTGGATCGGATAAACCAGATGTGCGCTTTGGCTTAGAATTAAAGCAACTATCGGATATCGTCAAAGAAAGTGCATTTGGTGTATTTGCAAATGCAGTAGCAAATGGCGGCGAAGTAAAAGCGATTAACGTAAAAGGTGCGGCGGCGAACTATTCTCGTAAAGACATCGATGCGTTAGGTGAGTTTGCAGCGGTTTATGGAGCAAAAGGCTTAGCTTGGTTGAAAGTGACTGAAGAAGGATTAAATGGTCCAATCGCGAAATTCTTTGAAGGGGAAGCAGCGACTGCAATCGTGGAAGCAACAGAAGCAACAGCGGGTGACTTATTATTATTCGTAGCAGATAAATCTTCTGTCGTGGCGGATGCATTAGGTGCATTGCGATTAAAACTTGGTAAAGAATTAGAGTTAATTGATGAATCAAAATTCGAATTTTTATGGATTGTAGACTGGCCATTATTCGAATACGATGAAACAGAAGGCCGCTATTATGCAGCACATCATCCATTTACTCGTCCATTCGATGAAGACCTTGAATTAATGAACACAAACCCACAAGCAGTACGTGCTCAAGCGTATGATATCGTGTTAAACGGTTATGAGCTTGGCGGTGGATCATTACGTATTTATGAACCAGATTTACAAGCGAAAATGTTTGAATTACTTGGATTCTCTGAGGAAGAAGCGAAATCACAATTCGGTTTCTTATTAGAAGCATTCGAATACGGCGTTCCTCCACATGGTGGTTTAGCAATGGGTCTTGACCGCTTAGTAATGCTATTAACAGGACGTACAAATTTACGTGACACAATTGCCTTCCCGAAAACAGCGTCTGCAAGCTGCTTACTAACAGCTGCGCCATCAGGTGTTTCAGATGCACAATTAGAAGAATTAAGCTTAGCAGTAACAGCTGTAAAAGCAGAGAAATAA